From Alienimonas californiensis, a single genomic window includes:
- a CDS encoding SDR family NAD(P)-dependent oxidoreductase, with the protein MDLQLSDKTALVTGSTAGIGRAIAARLAREGATTIINGRSQDSVDAAVDELTEHTGGTVLGFAGDLSTAAAAEELFDTHPAVDVLINNLGIFEATPFEKITDDDWTRFFQVNVLSGVRLARLYLPGMRRNDWGRILFISSESGVQIPAEMIHYGMTKTAQLAVSRGLAEIVAGTGITVNSVLPGPTMSRGVEDFVASLSDGEDKSEAEVEREFFEKNRPTSLIKRFAEPAEVASLVAYLASPLASATTGAAVRVDGGVVKSCF; encoded by the coding sequence ATGGACCTGCAACTCTCCGACAAGACCGCCCTCGTCACCGGCAGCACCGCCGGGATCGGCCGGGCGATCGCCGCCCGGCTGGCCCGGGAGGGGGCGACGACGATCATCAACGGCCGTTCGCAGGACTCCGTGGACGCCGCCGTCGACGAACTGACCGAACATACCGGCGGCACCGTCCTCGGGTTCGCCGGCGACCTCTCCACCGCCGCGGCCGCGGAGGAACTGTTCGACACCCACCCCGCCGTCGACGTCCTCATTAATAACCTCGGCATCTTCGAGGCGACGCCCTTCGAAAAAATCACCGACGACGACTGGACCCGGTTCTTTCAGGTGAACGTGCTCAGCGGGGTGCGGCTGGCCCGGCTGTATCTGCCCGGCATGCGGCGGAACGACTGGGGCCGCATTCTTTTCATCTCCAGCGAAAGCGGCGTCCAAATCCCCGCGGAGATGATTCATTACGGCATGACGAAGACGGCCCAGCTCGCCGTCTCCCGCGGCCTGGCGGAGATCGTCGCCGGCACGGGGATCACCGTGAACAGCGTGCTGCCCGGTCCGACGATGTCCCGCGGCGTGGAGGATTTCGTCGCCTCCCTGAGCGACGGCGAGGACAAATCCGAGGCGGAGGTCGAAAGAGAGTTCTTTGAAAAGAACCGGCCGACGTCCCTCATCAAACGCTTCGCCGAGCCGGCGGAGGTGGCCTCCTTGGTGGCGTATCTGGCCAGCCCCCTGGCCAGCGCCACCACCGGCGCCGCGGTGCGGGTCGACGGCGGGGTGGTGAAGAGTTGTTTTTGA
- a CDS encoding redoxin domain-containing protein: MLLSPLLWASLLAVAPPADAASVPDAQPDADAAADVLTVTGTARTADGQPAAGVRVTVVGWAQNDGPPPSVSGMTDADGRYVLRGLPHPHRQLVWLVAEGPDGAVGNAHVILLPESERRFDSKLVMAPSGRRALRFTDADGAPVAGVVPRSVTGGEGMERFILLKEWAAAAGSDWPASDADGRLTTPNLPVGEELRATFDPPDQHRQISDAFVVPAADVAADPHPVVVRRAGLFEVRVVPGEGAAPLPRDGYRVEVRGHGRVTVDPPIDERRSLNLKPDGSGVLVLKVPASGPEVETPVQYWRPGATNEALEPEDFGVEVTVTHPDLIFAPSSVTAVLDPGEREAKQVKALRRGTVTGRLVDPATGEPRGGQSDHFTVEAYIPATDGRRYVGAAGPGWMRVRAERSRATAEEDGHFAVDVPVGRVRLVAEGRGRSPLIPTLLERDVPPGGLDLGDVPLASAPELTGTVTTPDGEPVPGAVVWTTGSSLLTAPATVADAEGRFALQTQPLRFLREQAVPPGESVAVEIVAFDPTRPFEGTAKVRIVPGATPEPTTLRLEPQPILPPPDATGHWSQHAFSGRFFQDDPVPELPAAEVFAPDGSPADGPVTLEALRGQWVLLNFTATGSYRWDAAEAEVRAVGRAFADRLTVVNVHHASDSADRIAEVLAKQPAVGLTLRDADGAVQRAYGVQRMPTRILIDPEGRFQQVFASQQEVPGNLPRVVRQFVLAP, translated from the coding sequence ATGCTCCTCTCGCCGTTGCTGTGGGCCTCCCTGCTGGCGGTCGCCCCGCCGGCCGACGCCGCGAGCGTTCCAGACGCCCAACCCGACGCCGACGCCGCGGCGGACGTCCTCACGGTCACCGGCACGGCCCGCACCGCCGACGGGCAGCCGGCCGCCGGGGTGCGAGTGACGGTCGTGGGCTGGGCGCAGAACGACGGGCCGCCGCCGTCGGTCTCCGGGATGACGGACGCCGACGGCCGGTACGTCCTCCGCGGGCTGCCGCATCCGCACAGGCAACTCGTCTGGCTGGTCGCGGAGGGGCCAGACGGGGCCGTGGGAAACGCGCACGTGATTCTGCTGCCCGAAAGCGAGAGGAGGTTTGATTCGAAACTCGTCATGGCCCCCAGCGGGCGGCGGGCGCTGCGCTTCACCGACGCGGACGGCGCCCCCGTGGCGGGCGTCGTCCCGCGGTCGGTGACGGGCGGGGAGGGCATGGAGCGGTTCATCCTCCTGAAGGAGTGGGCCGCCGCCGCCGGGTCGGACTGGCCGGCCTCCGACGCCGACGGCCGGCTGACGACCCCCAACCTGCCCGTCGGCGAGGAACTCCGGGCGACCTTCGATCCGCCCGACCAGCACCGGCAGATCAGCGACGCGTTCGTCGTCCCCGCGGCGGACGTGGCGGCCGACCCGCACCCCGTCGTCGTGCGGCGGGCCGGGCTGTTCGAGGTGAGGGTCGTCCCCGGCGAGGGCGCCGCCCCGCTGCCCCGCGACGGCTACCGGGTGGAGGTCCGCGGCCACGGCCGGGTGACCGTCGATCCGCCGATCGACGAACGCCGCTCGCTGAATTTGAAGCCTGACGGGTCGGGCGTCCTCGTCCTGAAGGTCCCGGCGAGCGGGCCGGAGGTCGAGACGCCGGTCCAATACTGGCGGCCGGGCGCCACGAACGAGGCGTTGGAGCCGGAGGACTTCGGCGTCGAGGTGACCGTCACGCACCCGGACCTCATCTTCGCCCCGTCGTCCGTCACGGCCGTCCTGGACCCCGGTGAGCGGGAGGCGAAGCAGGTCAAGGCCCTGCGACGCGGGACCGTGACTGGCCGGCTGGTCGACCCCGCCACCGGCGAGCCGCGGGGCGGGCAGTCTGATCATTTCACGGTCGAGGCCTACATCCCCGCGACCGACGGGCGGCGCTATGTGGGCGCGGCGGGGCCGGGCTGGATGAGGGTCCGGGCGGAGCGCTCCCGGGCGACGGCCGAGGAGGACGGTCACTTCGCCGTGGACGTGCCGGTCGGGCGGGTGCGGCTGGTCGCCGAGGGCCGCGGCCGTTCTCCCCTGATCCCCACTTTGCTGGAGCGGGACGTGCCGCCCGGGGGGCTGGACCTGGGCGACGTGCCGCTGGCGTCGGCCCCGGAGCTGACGGGCACGGTGACGACCCCGGACGGCGAGCCGGTCCCCGGGGCGGTCGTGTGGACGACGGGCTCCAGCCTGCTCACGGCCCCGGCGACGGTTGCCGACGCCGAGGGCCGCTTCGCCCTGCAAACGCAGCCGCTCCGCTTCTTGCGGGAACAGGCCGTCCCGCCGGGGGAGTCGGTCGCCGTGGAAATCGTCGCGTTCGACCCGACGAGGCCGTTCGAAGGCACGGCGAAGGTCCGGATCGTCCCCGGCGCCACGCCGGAGCCGACGACCCTGCGGCTCGAACCGCAGCCGATCCTGCCGCCGCCCGACGCCACCGGCCACTGGTCCCAGCACGCCTTCTCCGGCCGCTTCTTCCAGGACGACCCGGTCCCCGAACTGCCGGCCGCGGAGGTCTTCGCCCCGGACGGCTCGCCGGCGGACGGCCCGGTGACGCTGGAGGCGTTGCGGGGGCAGTGGGTTCTGCTGAACTTCACCGCCACCGGGTCCTACCGCTGGGACGCCGCGGAGGCGGAGGTGCGGGCCGTCGGCCGGGCGTTCGCCGACCGGCTGACCGTCGTGAACGTGCATCACGCCTCGGACTCCGCGGACCGCATTGCCGAGGTCCTCGCGAAGCAACCCGCGGTCGGTCTGACGCTCCGCGACGCCGACGGCGCCGTGCAGCGGGCCTACGGCGTGCAGCGGATGCCCACCCGCATCCTGATCGACCCGGAGGGCCGGTTCCAACAGGTCTTCGCCTCGCAGCAGGAGGTCCCCGGCAACCTGCCGCGGGTCGTCCGCCAGTTCGTCCTCGCCCCCTGA
- a CDS encoding indolepyruvate ferredoxin oxidoreductase subunit alpha, giving the protein MAYVVTAPCHGCKDTACVAACPCDCFREGAEMLYIDPDECIDCGACVPECPVEAIFYEDDVPAEWREFVQLNAELAPRCPPLTQPRAG; this is encoded by the coding sequence ATGGCCTACGTCGTCACCGCCCCCTGCCACGGCTGCAAGGACACTGCCTGCGTGGCTGCCTGCCCCTGCGATTGTTTTCGGGAGGGGGCCGAGATGCTGTATATCGACCCGGACGAGTGCATCGACTGCGGCGCCTGCGTGCCGGAGTGCCCCGTCGAGGCGATCTTTTATGAAGACGACGTGCCGGCGGAATGGCGGGAGTTCGTTCAATTGAACGCCGAACTCGCCCCCCGCTGCCCGCCGCTGACTCAACCGCGGGCCGGGTGA
- a CDS encoding protein kinase domain-containing protein — MPPDAPSADLLAAGATGDSAAANALHERLAGRATRLARSRLPRRLAGRVDAADVTQSAWNSLFLGARTGRLTPRGPGDAWRLLAKIVVRKAGRLARRHGAAKRDAGRERTPDAFDPAGAAGTASERLAGREELSRALAELPAAARPAARLVAEGWEANAAAADVGRTPRSVRRDVAKLRAVARGRFETFSLPPAERYSDYLLTGFLGAGGTGKVYRATYRPTGEQVAVKYLRKGLSGDVAAVRRFRRGAAAAAALADGGERGVVAVRGVGRTPGRGWFAVLDLVGGPDLQALIDAGPVEPALAAGWAAALGETLARCHAAGVIHGDVKPANVLLSDANPAVAEPLLTDFAPPPIDEAPAAAFGSPAYCAPEQADPHRWGPVGPAADVWGLGATLFALLTGRPPRVGASAAVLAGRAARGEPVPSVLHVDPRVPGELAALCAAALAVRAVDRPTVADFAAALRRAAASPS, encoded by the coding sequence ATGCCGCCGGACGCCCCCTCCGCCGACCTGCTCGCCGCCGGGGCGACCGGCGATTCGGCCGCGGCGAACGCCCTGCACGAGCGGCTCGCCGGCCGGGCGACCCGGCTGGCCCGCTCCCGTTTGCCGCGGCGCCTGGCGGGACGGGTTGATGCGGCGGACGTCACCCAATCCGCCTGGAACAGCCTGTTTCTCGGCGCCCGGACCGGGCGGTTGACGCCCCGCGGCCCCGGCGACGCGTGGAGGTTGCTGGCGAAGATCGTCGTCCGCAAGGCCGGCCGACTCGCCCGGCGGCACGGGGCCGCCAAGCGGGACGCCGGGCGGGAGCGAACCCCGGACGCCTTCGACCCGGCGGGCGCGGCCGGCACGGCGTCGGAGCGGCTCGCGGGGCGGGAGGAACTCAGCCGGGCGCTGGCGGAGCTGCCGGCGGCGGCGCGGCCCGCGGCCCGGCTGGTGGCGGAGGGGTGGGAGGCGAACGCCGCCGCGGCCGACGTCGGCCGCACGCCGCGCTCCGTCCGCCGGGACGTGGCGAAGCTGCGGGCCGTCGCCCGCGGCCGGTTCGAGACGTTCTCCCTCCCCCCCGCCGAGCGCTACAGCGATTATTTACTGACCGGCTTCCTCGGCGCCGGGGGGACCGGCAAGGTTTATCGGGCGACGTATCGGCCGACCGGGGAGCAGGTCGCGGTGAAGTATCTGCGAAAGGGACTCAGCGGCGACGTCGCCGCCGTGCGTCGGTTCCGCCGCGGCGCCGCGGCCGCCGCGGCCCTTGCCGACGGCGGGGAGCGCGGCGTCGTGGCGGTGCGGGGCGTGGGCCGCACGCCGGGCCGGGGCTGGTTCGCCGTGCTGGACCTCGTCGGCGGGCCGGACCTGCAAGCGTTGATCGACGCCGGGCCGGTCGAGCCGGCGCTCGCCGCCGGTTGGGCCGCGGCGCTGGGGGAGACGCTGGCCCGGTGCCACGCCGCGGGGGTGATTCACGGCGACGTGAAGCCGGCGAACGTGCTGCTGAGCGACGCGAACCCCGCTGTCGCCGAGCCGCTCCTGACGGACTTCGCCCCGCCGCCGATTGACGAGGCGCCCGCCGCGGCGTTCGGCAGTCCGGCGTACTGCGCTCCGGAGCAGGCCGATCCGCACCGCTGGGGGCCTGTCGGTCCGGCGGCGGATGTGTGGGGGCTGGGGGCGACGCTGTTCGCCCTGCTGACCGGCCGCCCGCCGCGAGTCGGCGCCTCGGCCGCGGTCCTGGCCGGCCGGGCCGCCCGGGGGGAGCCGGTTCCGTCAGTTCTCCACGTCGACCCGCGGGTTCCGGGCGAACTGGCGGCGCTGTGCGCGGCGGCCCTCGCCGTGCGGGCGGTGGACCGGCCGACCGTCGCGGACTTCGCGGCGGCCCTGCGTCGGGCGGCGGCGTCTCCTTCCTGA
- a CDS encoding basic secretory protein-like protein, with translation MRGSLRFPVRPAAFFVAMLPVALLAALVGRLDAQDAVPEEQPAPQPVSVSVEGEIGPEDAPAAGRLTTEFFRCYPSLIERFERPDRPAPRHVTIVFKQQLRVPAYCTGDEITVSAAWLRSNPDDIALLTHELTHAVQQYPRAGRGFDKPGWLVEGIADYARKVYGPERQPGWRLPERLSSRNNYDDGYRVSARFLEWLDERTPGAVDKLHDALSRGEYKESLFEEVAGKPVADLWTECVAALSAEAREEDS, from the coding sequence ATGCGTGGCTCCCTGAGGTTCCCCGTCCGCCCCGCCGCGTTCTTCGTCGCGATGCTGCCCGTCGCGCTGCTGGCGGCGCTCGTCGGCCGCCTCGACGCCCAGGACGCGGTGCCGGAGGAACAGCCGGCGCCCCAGCCCGTGTCGGTCTCGGTCGAGGGCGAAATCGGCCCGGAGGACGCCCCCGCGGCGGGGCGACTGACGACGGAGTTCTTCCGCTGTTACCCCTCGTTGATTGAGCGATTCGAACGCCCGGACCGGCCGGCGCCCCGGCACGTCACGATCGTTTTTAAACAGCAGCTCCGCGTGCCGGCGTATTGCACGGGCGACGAGATCACCGTCAGCGCGGCCTGGCTGCGGAGCAACCCGGACGATATCGCCCTGCTGACCCACGAGCTGACGCACGCCGTCCAGCAGTACCCCCGGGCCGGCCGCGGCTTCGACAAACCCGGTTGGCTGGTCGAGGGCATCGCCGACTACGCCCGCAAGGTCTACGGACCGGAGCGCCAGCCCGGCTGGCGCCTGCCCGAGCGGCTCAGCTCCCGCAATAATTACGACGACGGCTACCGCGTCAGCGCCCGCTTCCTGGAGTGGCTGGACGAGCGCACGCCGGGCGCCGTGGACAAGCTCCACGACGCCCTCAGCCGGGGCGAATATAAGGAAAGCCTGTTCGAGGAAGTCGCCGGCAAGCCCGTCGCGGACCTGTGGACCGAATGCGTCGCCGCCCTCTCCGCCGAAGCCCGCGAAGAGGACAGCTGA
- a CDS encoding DUF7133 domain-containing protein yields the protein MAFGPGLIRIPILALAGFALCFTGLGTEEPAARAQDAAAQDLAAPDAAAPDEPARTPLIAPRPAVRPAATPPVLAEPAPADAPVNEPADAPMPPPAAAPTVPMLAEDPAEDAPAEAAPAPGETPAAMADAAPQPQPAMEPETAPAMEPEPTETEPAPAEIAPEVVEERPAATEDLLTPPGFRAVAFAGDDLATDITCLTHDAAGNVVVAGPGFVKRLLDTDGDGVADEAQLFADGPKDAAQGLYFYGNDLMAVGDGGLLRYRDSDGDGVWDGLGKVDAEGRPAQPQRFLKFPTGSEHDVHAVVRGPDGWWYLIAGNYAEIGSDYVTRTTSPVPKTGPLAPRGGVLMRLAPDLTGGEIVAHGMRNAYDFAFGASGDVFTYDSDGEREVTLPWYRPTRVLALVPGSHAGWLSRSVKRPFDAPSMPPVVCELGRGSPTAVVCYRHTAFPEELRDSVIVADWTFGRVLALPLGEQGAGYDTEPVSLMTSSGLAGFAPTSMSIGPAGDLFVSVGGRGTRGGVYRLMYDGTKNPLASPASPSPLGGAHPLAGAPPNGDGEPGEPQPGALMQVLTAPQPLASWSRAKWEPLVRELGPGPLRAAALDQARPAAQRVRAIEILTEKYDGLPANVLSFFAADPDPAVRARACWSHGVREPDAPDAAALAPFLADDSPRVRRAALEAFAGMTDSGKAAVATTLDALAANLGHPDRLVRSAAQRVVARLAAADLAPLARAAQGRGDAARVAFALGYLAAYPRFDDAAIRLGLNALEGDAAPDVRRDAVRLVQVALGDYGPNYNYAQQGDGSAYEGYTAGFDLAPHERELNLVVPRLSALLARRRQGREEAAVDHELVRVAAMIAPYNPVILGELTGRLTLGSDPTEDLHHLFAAARLPVERSLPQTEAIAAALVRLDEKVAERGLNTDTNWEPRLTELYDELFEKDPRLAAAVVERPDLGRPAHVALLAHVPATLVPQARARFAAAAREPDYDWSGDVVFLLGEGPGGAERIRPLFEDRSVRGAVVMSLANRPGGPEPVDRPRFVESLDNGDLSVVAAALGALEKLPSSGGLANAGRLAVEEHAAETAALTALLRRLPDDDRGRELKARTVTLLRRNTGETAGFAAADPTSPAAASGWTEYVAARFPNLNTSGGAAESLARLETIDWDSGDAARGSEVFKARGCATCHGGRGAVGPDLAGAGARYGRKDRWTAILDPSRDVPSRYRTELIVTADGRVLEGLPVYQSVDGVTLRDGQGRTWRVEAGDILERSTGTNSLMPGAVMDDATDQDWADLDAYLRGL from the coding sequence ATGGCGTTCGGACCCGGGCTGATCCGCATCCCTATCCTGGCCCTCGCCGGGTTCGCCCTCTGTTTCACGGGGCTGGGGACCGAGGAACCGGCCGCCCGGGCCCAGGACGCGGCGGCCCAGGACTTGGCGGCTCCGGACGCCGCGGCCCCGGACGAACCGGCCCGCACCCCGCTGATCGCCCCCCGGCCCGCGGTTCGCCCCGCCGCGACGCCGCCCGTCCTCGCGGAGCCTGCCCCGGCCGACGCCCCGGTCAACGAACCCGCGGACGCCCCGATGCCGCCCCCGGCCGCGGCGCCGACGGTTCCCATGCTCGCGGAGGACCCCGCCGAAGACGCCCCCGCCGAGGCGGCCCCGGCCCCCGGTGAAACGCCAGCGGCGATGGCGGACGCGGCCCCGCAACCGCAGCCGGCAATGGAACCGGAGACGGCCCCGGCGATGGAACCGGAGCCGACCGAGACCGAGCCGGCCCCCGCCGAGATCGCCCCGGAAGTCGTCGAGGAGCGGCCGGCGGCGACGGAGGATCTGCTCACGCCGCCGGGGTTCCGGGCGGTGGCCTTCGCCGGGGACGACCTCGCCACGGACATCACCTGTCTGACGCACGACGCCGCCGGGAACGTGGTCGTCGCCGGGCCGGGCTTCGTCAAACGCCTGCTCGATACCGACGGCGACGGCGTCGCCGACGAGGCCCAGTTGTTCGCCGACGGCCCAAAGGACGCCGCGCAGGGGCTGTACTTCTACGGGAACGACCTGATGGCCGTCGGCGACGGCGGGCTGCTCCGCTACCGCGACTCCGACGGCGACGGCGTGTGGGACGGCCTCGGCAAGGTCGACGCCGAGGGCCGCCCGGCCCAGCCGCAGCGGTTCCTGAAATTCCCCACCGGCTCCGAACACGACGTCCACGCTGTCGTCCGCGGGCCGGACGGCTGGTGGTACCTCATCGCCGGCAACTACGCGGAGATCGGCTCCGACTACGTCACCCGCACCACCTCGCCGGTCCCCAAGACCGGCCCGCTGGCCCCGCGGGGCGGCGTGCTGATGCGGCTCGCCCCGGACCTGACCGGCGGGGAGATCGTCGCCCACGGCATGCGGAACGCCTACGACTTCGCCTTCGGGGCCAGCGGCGACGTCTTCACCTACGACAGCGACGGCGAACGCGAAGTCACCCTGCCCTGGTACCGCCCGACCCGCGTACTGGCGCTGGTCCCCGGCTCGCACGCCGGCTGGCTCAGCCGCAGCGTCAAACGCCCCTTCGACGCCCCCAGTATGCCGCCGGTCGTCTGCGAACTGGGCCGCGGCTCCCCCACCGCCGTCGTCTGCTACCGGCACACGGCCTTCCCGGAGGAACTGCGTGATTCGGTGATCGTCGCCGACTGGACCTTCGGCCGCGTCCTCGCCCTCCCGCTTGGAGAACAGGGCGCCGGCTACGACACGGAGCCCGTCAGCCTGATGACCAGCAGCGGCCTGGCCGGCTTCGCCCCCACCTCGATGAGCATCGGCCCGGCGGGCGACCTGTTCGTCTCCGTCGGCGGCCGCGGCACCCGCGGCGGGGTGTATCGCCTGATGTATGACGGCACGAAAAACCCTCTCGCTTCCCCTGCTTCGCCGTCGCCGCTAGGCGGCGCGCACCCTCTCGCAGGCGCGCCGCCTAACGGCGACGGCGAACCGGGGGAGCCGCAACCGGGGGCGCTCATGCAGGTCCTCACCGCTCCGCAGCCGCTCGCCTCCTGGAGCCGGGCGAAGTGGGAGCCGTTGGTGCGGGAACTGGGCCCGGGGCCGCTGCGGGCGGCGGCACTGGATCAGGCTCGGCCGGCCGCCCAGCGGGTGCGGGCGATCGAGATTCTGACCGAGAAATACGACGGCCTGCCGGCGAACGTGCTGTCGTTCTTCGCTGCCGACCCCGACCCCGCGGTGCGGGCGCGGGCCTGCTGGTCGCACGGCGTGCGGGAGCCCGACGCCCCGGACGCCGCGGCGCTGGCGCCGTTCCTCGCCGACGACTCCCCCCGCGTCCGCCGGGCCGCCCTGGAGGCGTTCGCCGGGATGACGGACTCCGGCAAGGCCGCCGTCGCCACCACGCTCGACGCCCTCGCGGCGAACCTCGGCCACCCGGACCGGCTGGTCCGCAGCGCCGCCCAGCGGGTCGTCGCCCGGCTGGCCGCCGCCGACCTCGCCCCGCTGGCCCGGGCCGCCCAGGGCCGGGGGGACGCCGCCCGCGTCGCCTTCGCCCTGGGCTACCTCGCCGCCTATCCCCGCTTCGACGACGCCGCGATCCGGCTGGGCCTGAACGCGCTCGAAGGGGACGCCGCCCCGGACGTCCGCCGCGACGCCGTCCGGCTCGTGCAAGTCGCCCTCGGCGATTACGGCCCGAACTATAATTATGCCCAGCAGGGCGACGGCTCCGCGTACGAGGGCTACACGGCCGGCTTCGACCTCGCCCCGCACGAGCGGGAACTCAACCTCGTCGTGCCCCGCCTCAGCGCCCTGCTGGCCCGGCGTCGGCAGGGGCGGGAGGAGGCGGCGGTCGATCATGAATTAGTCCGCGTCGCCGCGATGATCGCTCCCTATAACCCGGTGATCCTCGGCGAATTGACCGGCCGGCTGACGCTGGGCAGCGACCCGACCGAGGACCTGCACCACCTCTTCGCCGCGGCCCGGCTGCCGGTCGAACGCTCCCTGCCGCAGACCGAAGCGATCGCCGCCGCCCTCGTCCGCTTGGACGAGAAAGTCGCCGAACGCGGCCTGAACACCGACACGAACTGGGAACCCCGCCTGACCGAGCTGTACGACGAACTGTTCGAGAAAGACCCCCGGCTGGCCGCCGCTGTGGTCGAGCGGCCGGACCTCGGCCGGCCGGCCCATGTAGCGCTGCTGGCCCACGTGCCGGCGACCCTCGTCCCGCAGGCCCGCGCCCGCTTCGCCGCCGCGGCCCGCGAACCGGACTACGACTGGAGCGGCGACGTGGTGTTCCTGCTGGGCGAGGGCCCCGGCGGGGCGGAGCGGATTCGCCCCCTGTTCGAGGACCGCTCCGTCCGCGGTGCCGTGGTGATGAGCCTCGCCAATCGTCCCGGCGGCCCGGAGCCGGTCGACCGCCCGCGGTTCGTGGAGAGCCTGGACAACGGCGACCTCTCCGTCGTCGCCGCGGCGCTGGGGGCCTTGGAAAAGCTGCCCTCCTCCGGCGGTCTGGCCAACGCCGGGCGGCTGGCGGTCGAGGAGCACGCCGCCGAGACGGCCGCCCTGACGGCGCTGCTCCGCCGCCTGCCGGACGACGACCGCGGCCGCGAATTGAAGGCCCGCACGGTGACGCTGCTCCGCCGCAACACCGGCGAGACGGCCGGCTTCGCCGCCGCCGACCCCACCAGCCCCGCCGCCGCCTCCGGCTGGACGGAGTACGTCGCCGCCCGCTTCCCCAATTTGAACACTTCCGGCGGGGCGGCCGAATCGCTGGCCCGGCTGGAAACGATTGATTGGGACTCCGGCGACGCCGCCCGCGGCTCCGAGGTGTTCAAGGCCCGCGGCTGCGCGACCTGCCACGGCGGTCGGGGGGCGGTCGGCCCGGACCTCGCCGGCGCCGGCGCCCGCTACGGCCGCAAGGACCGCTGGACGGCGATCCTCGACCCCTCCCGCGACGTGCCCAGCCGCTATCGCACCGAATTGATCGTCACCGCCGACGGCCGCGTGCTGGAGGGTTTGCCGGTCTATCAGAGCGTGGACGGCGTCACCCTCCGCGACGGCCAGGGCCGCACCTGGCGGGTGGAGGCCGGCGACATCCTGGAACGCAGCACGGGGACGAACTCCCTGATGCCCGGCGCCGTGATGGACGACGCCACCGACCAGGACTGGGCCGACCTCGACGCCTACCTGCGGGGCCTCTGA